In Flavobacterium sp. WV_118_3, one DNA window encodes the following:
- a CDS encoding HEAT repeat domain-containing protein, translating to MEVFKYYLIHFIVPLLVIFLIVVILVTISDRIVYEYSKQYRSAVRQKITTFLTELLFTDAEDYEYRIREFKKQIPYGSTWCKSMVTSSIIELKQNIKGEVTAPILDIYKSFGLPNFSEKLINSRRWYIKCKGIYHFQVLEYEEGESLVKKYMNHKNRILRSNAFIAFISLTSKKLDFLSDYPYEISLIDELKVMDLLYHKKFPIPKNIKDWITAQNPSIVKLGIRFMVYYNYTVEKDTLLSLLQSDNKMIRKEVIIALQDLFLFEAEPLLIDMFASEEIENKIAILQTLAVIGNQQSIVFIDDYLHRSVNPATKLEAVRTLDTLDPSYLKSNFKEDFEIIKIKKHVKNPYL from the coding sequence TTGGAAGTATTTAAATACTATTTAATTCATTTTATAGTACCTCTTTTGGTCATTTTTCTTATTGTGGTCATTCTGGTCACAATAAGCGATCGTATCGTGTATGAATACAGCAAACAATACCGTTCGGCAGTACGCCAGAAAATTACAACTTTCCTTACCGAATTACTTTTTACCGATGCCGAAGATTACGAATACCGGATCAGAGAGTTTAAAAAACAGATTCCCTACGGTAGCACGTGGTGCAAAAGTATGGTTACCAGCAGTATTATCGAGTTAAAGCAAAACATTAAAGGAGAAGTTACTGCGCCTATCCTGGATATCTACAAGAGCTTCGGACTACCTAATTTTAGCGAAAAGCTGATTAACAGTCGTCGTTGGTATATTAAATGCAAAGGGATTTACCATTTCCAGGTACTCGAATACGAAGAAGGCGAAAGCCTCGTAAAAAAATATATGAATCATAAAAACAGGATTCTGCGTTCGAATGCTTTTATCGCGTTTATATCGTTAACCTCGAAAAAACTGGATTTTTTAAGTGATTATCCGTATGAGATTTCACTTATCGACGAATTAAAAGTAATGGACTTACTGTACCATAAAAAATTCCCGATTCCAAAAAACATCAAGGATTGGATCACCGCGCAAAACCCGTCGATCGTAAAACTAGGCATTCGTTTTATGGTGTATTATAATTATACGGTCGAAAAAGACACTTTATTATCGCTGTTACAATCGGATAATAAAATGATTCGAAAAGAGGTGATCATTGCTTTACAGGATCTCTTTCTTTTTGAAGCCGAACCGTTGTTAATCGACATGTTCGCGTCTGAGGAAATTGAAAATAAAATCGCTATTTTGCAAACACTCGCCGTTATAGGAAATCAACAATCGATTGTTTTTATCGACGATTATTTACACCGATCCGTTAATCCGGCGACCAAACTCGAAGCGGTACGAACGCTCGACACCCTCGATCCTTCCTATCTGAAATCCAATTTCAAAGAAGATTTCGAAATTATTAAAATTAAAAAACACGTTAAAAATCCTTACTTATGA